A genomic region of Colletes latitarsis isolate SP2378_abdomen chromosome 7, iyColLati1, whole genome shotgun sequence contains the following coding sequences:
- the L(1)g0196 gene encoding inositol hexakisphosphate and diphosphoinositol-pentakisphosphate kinase isoform X9 has translation MSYTELEHGYQGLRNATRPIFYVGDINTVQPTLVGPVASSIYRSSKRAELSDGCSNDDSCMGGNDLEGEGKQVLVGVCAMAKKSQSKPMKEILTRLEEFEYIKIVVFPEEVILKESVEDWPIVDCLISFHSKGFPLDKAINYANLRNPFIINNLPMQYDIQDRRRVYAILSSEGIEIPRYAVLDRDSSDPKHHELVESEDHVEVNGVTFNKPFVEKPVSAEDHNIYIYYPTSAGGGSQRLFRKIGSRSSVYSPESRVRKTGSYIYEDFMPTDGTDVKVYTVGPDYAHAEARKSPALDGKVERDSEGKEIRYPVILSNAEKLISRKVCLAFKQTVCGFDLLRANGQSFVCDVNGFSFVKNSNKYYDDCAKILGNMILRELAPTLHIPWSVPFQLDDPPIVPTTFGKMMELRCVVAVIRHGDRTPKQKMKVEVRHPKFFEIFAKYDGYKHGHIKLKRPKQLQEILDTARSLLAEIQHRAAGPELEEKQGKLEQLKSVLEMYGHFSGINRKVQMKYQPRGRPRGSSSDDDRLGEPSLVLILKWGGELTPAGRIQAEELGRIFRCMYPGGQGRHLSEEDSEMLPNHGDYAGAQGLGLLRLHSTFRHDLKIYASDEGRVQMTAAAFAKGLLALEGELTPILVQMVKSANTNGLLDNDCDSSKYQNMVKTRLHELLQQDREFTREDREQINPGNALSINAAMDFVKNPVRCCQHVHILIQKLMDIVRIKKDDPKTKDAILYHGETWELMGRRWGKIEKDFCTKHKRFDISKIPDIYDCIKYDLQHNNHTLQFEHAEELYIYSKYLADIVIPQEYGLTVQEKLTIGQGICTPLLKKIRADLQRNIEESGEETVNRLNPRYSHGVSSPGRHVRTRLYFTSESHVHSLLTVLRYGGLLDVMKDEQWRRAMEYVSMVSELNYMSQIVVMLYEDPTKDPSSEERFHVELHFSPGVNCCVQKNLPPGPGFRPHSRNESSHNIGESGGGSAQDTISQCSARIEEEDVELGILEDDFMNPSIQSDTPPPVMETDVADLTMDSPTTSRAVDMMDLDPNMMDEPFDSGFLQSSAPIPISARTVAGHEAARLGSQLAASQRQRRNAERGGIVEPRARSYDHQRQDKAEKAADKLQYQSLDAVNKEVSPNSRTSDITNIVLPVPTVHSSTCLDTDSEETQPRPRSQSKKYGRSHTEMILPCVECNGELSDPKKLPRNNPWPKSSLSLSCHERIRETAKGRIETEKRSRSLSPYLPRCLCYNCNVSELILRSRELPPVERSNFDTYFARSLSHKFFNCSCYLNLRQDESTCSSCSVSSNDSYGNVNESRQSMNFDLDVGLFHAYHKGQRSVFLEREIPNSYYSKSASSEPSVCKRQISKEKQKWKPNMKVTKRMFNGGSVENNRTPTRTISCPNLSVSNILPLVSSLCSIQSSSASCSRARRRRSCTNVSLQRHSSLVEVPDHSSMLYHTSSVHNNDVHNYHDIPRKSNYRTKCPRAPFSRLQPQRSFSSPDTRPSIIQPDPTCTARRHRHSISGQMSYFKLLGYNINKKLTGSANSLFSTAVISGSSSAPNLKDMVPPHASAVAAIDGFGGVPPIRPLETLHNALSLRQLDSFLEMMTSAPLFRTPASSPPKYPSPAGSTHESVNQTLGIGGISREYHSSDLEAVRYRKKLSKPPLYITPTPIQYKSSNDGETCDIRNQLSPTSPNSTGWNSEPQSFLSSEPSSPAPTSTGECSMSISLISNEGVQSFNTGAKFPTTPCLDVDFNEFCMNIDQDHRESRGSVSYTDYYSNEDGQIRKCGFGAGFGSNFQKIIRTDDLPIDNIDDDEDHTITLKQTEERKKQDVKQIFEQKENLSTKSNSYKKIGRFLVESMDISDEDVRIKEVDTVFDKVKPSISQKAESSNAEKGQKIKDKSIEMIQDQKKTHLPNSHKRKIFSRSQSVSAPKAVVSKTETNFSYKCTSKLSSLSNMSGKDLENWKQNMMQPEPSQTTVNLEEPILTVASSLTSSTSVTIGFNVEEKKIE, from the exons GCCGAACTGTCGGACGGGTGTAGCAATGATGATAGTTGCATGGGTGGTAATGATTTGGAAGGGGAAGGAAAACAAGTTCTGGTTGGAGTCTGTGCGATGGCCAAAAAGTCGCAAAGTAAACCGATGAAGGAAATTTTAACAAGATTAGAAGAATTTGAATACATTAAAATAGTAGTATTTCCTGAAGAAGTTATTTTAAAG gaATCGGTAGAAGATTGGCCAATTGTTGATTGTTTAATAAGTTTTCATAGTAAGGGTTTTCCTCTTGATAAAGCTATAAATTATGCTAATCTTAGAAATCCTTTTATTATCAATAATTTACCAATGCAATATGATATCCAG GACCGTAGAAGAGTTTATGCCATTTTAAGCAGCGAGGGTATTGAAATTCCAAGATATGCTGTTCTGGACAGAGATTCTTCTGATCCAAAAC ATCATGAATTGGTGGAGTCAGAAGATCATGTGGAAGTTAATGGTGTTACGTTTAATAAACCATTTGTGGAAAAGCCAGTATCTGCTGAGGatcataatatttatatttattatcctACATCTGCAGGAGGAGGCAGTCAGAGGTTATTCAGAAAG ATCGGAAGTCGTAGTAGTGTATATTCACCAGAATCTCGAGTACGTaaaacaggctcatacatttaCGAAGATTTTATGCCTACTGATGGCACAGATGTTAAAGTTTATACCGTGGGTCCGGATTATGCCCATGCGGAAGCAAGAAAAAGTCCTGCGCTAGACGGAAAAGTTGAAAGAGATTCGGAAGGAAAAGAAATTCGCTATCCTGTTATATTAAGTAATGCTGAAAAACTAATTAGTAGAAAAGTGTGTTTAGCTTTCAAACAAACGGTTTGTGGTTTCGACTTGCTCAG GGCAAATGGTCAGTCATTCGTGTGTGATGTAAATGGATTCAGTTTTGTAAAAAACTCAAATAAATATTACGATGACTGCGCTAAGATTTTAGGAAATATGATTCTAAGGGAGTTAGCACCTACTTTGCATATTCCATGGAGTGTCCCCTTTCAGTTGGATGATCCACCTATTGTACCCACTACATTCGGAAAAAT GATGGAATTACGTTGTGTTGTTGCTGTTATAAGACATGGCGATAGaactccaaaacagaaaatgaaaGTGGAAGTTCGACATCCAAA attttttgaaatatttgcaaAATATGATGGTTATAAACAtggtcatattaaattgaaacgacctaaaCAATTACAAGAGATTTTAGACACTGCACGCAGTCTATTAGCTGAAATACAACATCGAGCTGCAGGGCCAGAATTAGAAGAAAAACAAGGAAAACTTGAACAACTAAAAAGTGTTTTAGAAAT GTACGGTCACTTCTCAGGAATAAATCGCAAAGTACAAATGAAATATCAACCAAGAGGACGTCCAAGAGGAAGTTCCTCGGATGATG ATCGACTTGGAGAACCGTCGCTTGTCTTGATCCTAAAATGGGGTGGAGAATTAACACCAGCTGGTCGAATTCAAGCAGAGGAGTTAGGAAGAATATTTCGCTGCATGTACCCTGGTGGTCAAGGTAGACACCTTAGTG aggaaGACTCAGAGATGTTACCAAACCACG gtGATTATGCTGGTGCTCAAGGTTTGGGTTTACTTCGACTTCATTCGACTTTTCGtcacgatttaaaaatttacgcAAGCGATGAAGGAAGAGTTCAGATGACAGCAGCTGCTTTTGCAAAAGGTTTACTTGCATTAGAGGGCGAATTAACGCCCATATTAGTACAGATGGTTAAGAGCGCTAATACTAATGGTCTCTTGGACAATGATTGTGATAgtagtaaatatcaaaatat GGTAAAAACACGACTCCATGAATTATTACAACAGGATAGAGAATTTACTCGCGAAGATCGGGAACAAATAAACCCTGGGAATGCATTGAGTATTAATGCAGCCATGGATTTTGTTAAAAACCCTGTTCGATGTTGTCAACACGTACATATTTTAATCCAAAAATTAATGGATATTGTGCGCATTAAAAAAGATGATCCGAAAACTAAAG ATGCAATTCTTTACCATGGAGAAACATGGGAATTAATGGGTCGCCGGTGGGGAAAGATTGAAAAAGACTTCTGTACCAAACATAAGAGATTTGATATATCAAAAATTCCGGATATTTATGATTGTATAAAATATGATTTGCAACATAACAATCATACATTGCAATTTGAGCATGCAGAAGAATTGTATATTTATTCCAAATATTTGGCAGACATTGTTATACCCCAG GAATATGGATTAACAGTGCAGGAGAAACTTACAATAGGGCAAGGTATTTGTACTCCTCTTCTAAAAAAGATAAGAGCGGATTTGCAAAGAAATATTGAAGAATCAGGAGAAGAAACGGTTAATAGGCTCAATCCAAG gtaCTCTCATGGGGTTTCAAGTCCTGGTCGTCATGTACGCACAAGACTTTACTTCACAAGTGAAAGTCATGTACATTCATTGTTAACAGTTTTGCGTTACGGTGGTTTACTTGAT GTAATGAAAGATGAGCAATGGCGCCGGGCTATGGAGTATGTTAGCATGGTGTCTGAATTAAACTATATGTCACAAATTGTAGTTATGTTATACGAAGATCCAACTAAGGATCCCAGTAGTGAAGAACGTTTTCACGTTGAATTACATTTTAGCCCCGGTGTTAATTGTTGCGTACAAAAGAATTTGCCACCAGGGCCGGGCTTTAGACCTCATTCACGCAACGAAAGTAGTCATAATATT GGTGAAAGTGGTGGTGGTTCTGCTCAAGATACTATTTCTCAATGTAGTGCACGAATAGAAGAAGAAGATGTAGAACTAGGAATTTTGGAAGATGATTTCATGAATCCGTCAATACAATCT GATACACCTCCTCCAGTGATGGAAACAGATGTCGCAGATTTAACTATGGATAGTCCAACAACTAGCAGAGCTGTTGATATGATGGATCTAGACCCTAATATGATGGATGAACCATTTGATAGTGGTTTTTTGCAAAGTTCGGCACCAATTCCAATAAG TGCTAGAACTGTAGCGGGTCATGAAGCAGCTAGACTTGGTAGTCAATTAGCTGCTAGTCAACGTCAACGACGCAACGCAGAGAGAGGTGGAATTGTTGAACCACGTGCACGTAGTTACGATCATCAAAGACAAGATAAAGCTGAAAAAG CTGCGGACAAGCTGCAGTATCAGAGCTTGGACGCGGTCAACAAAGAAG TTTCACCGAACAGCAGGACTTCGGATATCACGAATATCGTGCTCCCGGTTCCCACAGTTCATTCTTCAACATGTCTTGATACTGATTCTGAAGAGACTCAACCTCGGCCACGTTCTCAAAGTAAGAAATACGGACGTTCCCATACAGAAATGATTCTTCCCTGCGTCGAATGTAATGGTGAGTTGAGCGATCCTAAGAAGCTGCCACGAAACAATCCGTGGCCAAAGTCTTCCCTTTCGTTATCCTGTCACGAAAGAATCCGAGAGACTGCAAAAGGGCGAATCGAAACCGAGAAACGATCTCGTTCGTTGTCTCCCTACCTACCCAGATGTCTTTGTTATAACTGTAATGTATCAGAGCTGATATTGCGGAGCAGAGAACTACCACCTGTGGAACGTTCCAATTTCGACACCTACTTCGCTCGCTCGCTGTCGCATAAGTTTTTTAATTGTTCCTGTTACTTAAATTTACGTCAGGATGAATCTACTTGTTCCTCTTGCAGCGTTTCTTCCAATGACAGTTATGGAAATGTCAATGAATCTCGACAATCGATGAACTTTGATCTAGACGTTGGGTTGTTCCATGCATATCATAAAGGACAACGTTCTGTGTTTCTTGAGAGAGAGATTCCTAATTCTTATTATTCAAAGTCTGCGTCTAGTGAACCTTCTGTGTGTAAACGTCAGATATCCAAGGAAAAGCAGAAGTGGAAACCCAACATGAAAGTAACTAAACGGATGTTTAATGGTGGATCTGTTGAGAATAACCGTACGCCAACCAGAACGATATCCTGTCCCAATTTGTCTGTATCTAATATCCTTCCTCTTGTCAGTTCACTTTGTTCGATTCAAAGTTCCTCAGCCAGCTGTTCTCGGGCCCGCAGACGTCGATCTTGTACTAATGTGAGTCTCCAACGGCACAGTAGTCTGGTAGAAGTACCAGATCATAGTAGTATGCTTTATCATACGTCCTCTGTGCACAATAATGATGTTCACAACTATCACGATATTCCTCGCAAATCTAACTATCGTACCAAGTGTCCACGTGCACCGTTCTCCCGACTCCAGCCTCAACGATCCTTCTCATCTCCAGACACACGACCTTCAATCATTCAACCTGACCCTACCTGCACAGCAAGGCGCCACCGTCACAGTATCTCCGGACAGATGAGTTATTTCAAGCTGTTGGGCTACAACATCAACAAGAAGCTAACTGGATCAGCGAACAGTTTGTTCAGCACCGCAGTTATCAGTGGATCCTCAAGTGCTCCGAATCTAAAGGATATGGTACCTCCTCATGCCTCCGCTGTTGCTG CGATAGATGGTTTCGGCGGTGTACCTCCAATAAGACCTTTAGAAACACTTCACAATGCACTGTCACTACGTCAGTTGGATTCTTTCTTGGAAATGATGACGAGTGCTCCCTTGTTTCGAACACCTGCTTCTTCGCCTCCAAAATATCCATCGCCCGCTGGATCAACGCACGAATCCGTTAATCAAACTCTCGGTATTGGTGGAATCAGTCGCGAGTACCACTCTTCCGACTTGGAAGCTGTCAGGTACCGTAAGAAATTAAGTAAACCACCATT ATACATCACACCGACTCCTATACAATACAAATCTTCAAACGACGGAGAAACTTGCGACATTAGAAATCAATTATCTCCAACTAGTCCTAATA GTACCGGATGGAATAGTGAACCACAATCGTTTCTATCATCTGAACCTTCGTCTCCTGCTCCAACTTCAACAGGAGAGTGTAGTATGTCCATAAGTCTAATTAGCAATGAAGG AGTACAGTCTTTTAACACGGGAGCTAAATTTCCTACAACTCCTTGTCTGGATGTTGATTTTAACGAATTTTGCAtgaatattgatcaagatcatAGAGAAAGTCGTGGTAGTGTGTCATATACGGATTATTATAGCAACGAAGACGGTCAAATTCGGAAATGTGGTTTTGGAGCAGGTTTTGGTAGTAATTTTCAGAAAATCATACGCACCGATGATCTTCCTATTGATAATATCGATGATGACGAAGACCATACAATAACATTAAAGCAAACTGAAGAGCGAAAGAAACAGGATGTTAAACAAATATTTGAACAAAAGGAGAATCTGAGTACAAAGTCTAATAGTTACAAAAAAATTGGAAG ATTTCTTGTTGAAAGTATGGATATATCAGATGAAGACGTCAGGATCAAAGAAGTGGACACTGTATTTGACAAAGTAAAGCCGTCCATCTCTCAGAAAGCTGAAtcttccaatgcagaaaaaggtcAGAAAATTAAAGATAAAAGTATAGAAATGATTCAAGACCAAAAGAAAACTCACCTTCCTAACAGTCATAAGAGGAAAATTTTTTCTCGGTCGCAAAGTGTTTCTGCACCAAAAGCGGTTGTGTCGAAGACTGAAACGAACTTCAGTTATAAATGCACATCAAAATTAAGCTCACTTTCAAATATGTCGGGTAAAGATTTAGAAAATTGGAAGCAGAACATGATGCAACCAGAACCTTCTCAAACCACAGTAAACTTAGAAGAACCAATCCTGACTGTTGCAAGTAGTTTGACAAGCAGCACTAGCGTAACAATAGGTTTCAATGTTGAAGAGAAAAAAATAGAATGA